A part of Labeo rohita strain BAU-BD-2019 unplaced genomic scaffold, IGBB_LRoh.1.0 scaffold_363, whole genome shotgun sequence genomic DNA contains:
- the LOC127160488 gene encoding protein NYNRIN has protein sequence MNPLPTWEEPSDPQPAESKADIPPMVETMIDPSLWSQYKDETGFIDMEPYKAKLKTKQPVYIKQYPLSKDKELGIKPLIDNFVQQGVLVPTHSPYNTPINPVVKADGKTWRLTQDLRAINKLIMPLAPIVPDVPIVINSIPCTHNYFTVIDLCAAFFSVPVHPETQPILAFTFQNAQYTWTRLAQGYVDSPAVFSAAVQRTLAKMTDLPSTVCVLQYADDLIISSETREDCEKASIIVCNVLAQAGFKASKEKLQWVQPKVTYLGHIIMPGLRAISTDRVQMIRKMKSPQTVQQLQSFLGLVNYCRSWIPDCAIHDKYLRSLIDRKAPPKTLLNWTDEAEMHFAALKKAITTAPSLGLPSFEKEFHLHVRETEGVAMGVLLQQHGSTYRPVAYLSKKLDNVAAGMPACLCAVSAAAIVVQMAEKIVLSHPMIVYTSHQVGAILHNMQTQHMTAQRRSGYEAILLATKNLTIQPTSSINPALLGVLGMADMIDGNESHDCIIELTSSCSSRADLLDSPLDGGEHIYVDGSCSKPFDGVYLCGYAVVSETGETIEAYALDYNSAQAAELVALIRACKLMEGKRVTIYTDSKYAWGVVHHFARTWEARNFKTADGKPIAHSNLIGQLTEAVQLPAEVAIVKVKGHAAGDDEQAVGNRKADEAAKQAAKAQIKPPFDMGNKSQVTMSVHITNVPEIDIKILQSQPTQTDLEHWSKHGCAPDKDGIVRDEKGRIALPKLGLVILIRHYHGLSHTSCAKVVQVINRLYCIADVHKTAKLILDSCLTCAKVNPHRPIKHEALLHPEAPFQHVQVDFTHMPPIGNLKYLLVIVDRFSKWPEAFPCAKEDAKTVVKILTKEIIPRFGIPTTIESDNGTPFASRVTQFLAKSLSIDWHFSIPYHPQSCSNVERLNKTIKGRLTKAVLETGKKWVDLLPAVLTEIRMTPSSTTKLSPFEILMGRPFPTPWVKGRAGIASLGDLEVIQEDYVTSLIEKLNSICADVSLCLPLPSEKPTHPFVPGQSVLIKSLKPTRIGEPKYLGPATVIAVTRTGVLTDYQPQWIHASRVKQYSTGEQESSNLKLNPGKGKNTDSPLMRFTG, from the coding sequence ATGAATCCTTTGCCTACATGGGAAGAACCCAGTGACCCACAACCAGCTGAATCCAAGGCTGACATACCACCAATGGTAGAGACCATGATTGATCCATCATTATGGTCACAATATAAAGATGAAACAGGTTTTATTGACATGGAACCGTATAAAGCAAAGCTTAAAACTAAACAGCCAGTCTACATTAAGCAATATCCTTTGTCTAAAGACAAGGAACTTGGTATTAAACCATTGATTGACAATTTTGTCCAGCAGGGTGTCCTCGTGCCGACTCATTCGCCATACAACACACCAATTAATCCGGTGGTAAAAGCTGATGGAAAAACATGGCGTCTGACTCAAGATTTGAGGGCCATAAACAAATTGATAATGCCATTAGCACCAATTGTGCCTGATGTTCCAATTGTTATCAATTCTATACCATGTACGCATAATTATTTTACGGTCATTGATTTGTGTGCAGCTTTCTTCTCTGTACCTGTGCATCCAGAGACGCAGCCGATTCTAGCATTCACTTTCCAAAATGCACAATATACGTGGACACGCCTTGCTCAGGGCTATGTGGACTCCCCCGCAGTCTTCTCGGCGGCTGTTCAAAGGACACTGGCCAAAATGACTGACCTGCCTTCCACAGTCTGTGTCCTCCAGTACGCAGATGACCTGATCATTTCTTCGGAAACGCGTGAGGACTGTGAGAAAGCCTCCATCATCGTCTGCAACGTCCTTGCACAAGCTGGGTTTAAAGCCTCGAAAGAAAAGCTCCAGTGGGTCCAGCCTAAGGTAACATACCTGGGACACATAATAATGCCAGGTTTGCGAGCAATTTCTACTGACAGGGTCCAGATGATCAGGAAGATGAAGTCCCCACAAACTGTGCAGCAGCTTCAAAGCTTTTTGGGACTCGTGAACTATTGTAGATCCTGGATACCTGACTGTGCGATACATGACAAGTATCTGAGAAGTCTAATCGACCGCAAAGCTCCACCTAAAACGCTGTTGAACTGGACTGATGAGGCAGAAATGCACTTCGCGGCATTGAAGAAGGCCATCACCACGGCTCCTAGCCTCGGTCTCCCCAGTTTTGAAAAGGAGTTCCATTTGCATGTCCGGGAGACGGAGGGGGTGGCCATGGGTGTCCTGCTGCAACAGCATGGTTCCACCTACAGACCTGTAGCTTACCTGTCTAAAAAATTGGATAATGTAGCTGCAGGCATGCCAGCATGTCTTTGTGCTGTGTCAGCGGCTGCTATAGTGGTGCAGATGGCTGAGAAGATTGTTCTGTCGCATCCAATGATTGTATATACTTCACATCAGGTGGGAGCAATCCTACACAATATGCAGACGCAACACATGACAGCGCAACGACGCTCAGGCTACGAGGCAATCCTGCTGGCCACAAAAAACCTCACCATTCAGCCAACATCATCAATTAATCCTGCTTTATTAGGGGTTCTTGGAATGGCTGACATGATAGATGGTAATGAAAGTCATGATTGTATCATTGAATTAACTTCCTCATGTTCTTCCAGGGCCGATCTCTTGGATTCGCCCCTGGATGGGGGGGAGCACATATATGTTGATGGATcatgttcaaaaccttttgatgGTGTCTACCTTTGTGGGTATGCTGTGGTGTCAGAAACTGGGGAAACAATAGAAGCTTATGCCTTAGACTATAATTCAGCGCAAGCTGCAGAATTGGTAGCGTTAATAAGAGCATGTAAGCTGATGGAGGGAAAACGGGTAACAATTTATACTGATTCAAAGTATGCATGGGGGGTAGTGCATCACTTTGCCAGGACATGGGAAGCTAGGAATTTTAAGACAGCAGATGGTAAACCAATAGCGCATTCAAACCTAATAGGACAGTTAACTGAAGCAGTACAGCTACCTGCCGAAGTGGCCATTGTAAAAGTGAAAGGTCACGCAGCAGGGGATGATGAACAAGCTGTAGGAAATAGAAAAGCAGATGAGGCTGCAAAGCAAGCGGCAAAAGCCCAGATTAAACCTCCATTTGATATGGGTAACAAAAGTCAGGTAACTATGTCTGTGCACATAACTAATGTACCTGAAATTGACATTAAGATTCTGCAAAGTCAACCAACACAAACTGACTTAGAACATTGGAGTAAACACGGGTGTGCCCCAGACAAAGATGGTATTGTGAGAGATGAAAAGGGAAGAATAGCACTCCCAAAGTTAGGATTGGTAATCCTCATTAGGCATTACCATGGTTTGTCGCATACAAGCTGTGCAAAAGTAGTACAAGTAATAAATCGTTTGTACTGCATCGCAGATGTACATAAAACAGCCAAGCTCATTCTAGACTCGTGTCTTACGTGTGCTAAGGTAAATCCGCACAGGCCAATTAAACATGAAGCATTACTACACCCAGAAGCACCTTTTCAGCATGTACAGGTCGATTTTACACATATGCCACCAATAGGTAATTTAAAGTACCTTCTGGTTATAGTAGACCGATTTTCAAAGTGGCCAGAAGCGTTCCCATGTGCAAAAGAGGACGCTAAGACCGTGGTCAAAATTCTAACTAAAGAGATAATTCCCAGATTTGGTATACCTACTACAATTGAGAGTGACAATGGGACGCCATTTGCGTCCAGGGTAACGCAGTTTTTGGCCAAATCATTGTCCATCGATTGGCATTTCTCCATACCGTACCATCCGCAATCATGTTCAAACGTGGAACGTTTAAACAAAACCATTAAGGGACGACTGACAAAAGCCGTCCTGGAAACGGGGAAAAAATGGGTAGATTTGCTACCAGCAGTGTTAACAGAAATAAGAATGACTCCATCTTCCACCACTAAACTGTCACCATTTGAAATACTAATGGGTAGGCCTTTCCCGACCCCATGGGTCAAAGGCCGCGCAGGCATTGCTTCCTTAGGAGACCTGGAGGTGATACAGGAGGACTACGTGACTTCCCTAATAGAAAAGCTTAACTCTATATGTGCTGATGTTTCTTTGTGTCTCCCTCTCCCCTCAGAAAAACCTACTCATCCTTTTGTTCCAGGCCAGAGTGTGCTGATCAAAAGTCTGAAGCCGACGAGGATAGGAGAGCCGAAGTATCTTGGACCAGCCACTGTGATTGCAGTAACCAGGACGGGAGTTCTGACGGACTACCAGCCACAGTGGATACACGCCTCAAGAGTAAAGCAGTATTCTACAGGAGAGCAGGAAAGCTCCAATTTAAAATTGAATCCTGGAAAAgggaaaaacactgattcaccTTTAATGAGGTTTACAGGCTAG